Genomic segment of Pararhodobacter zhoushanensis:
GGTGAAACGCGACTATCCGGACCGCGCGCTGATTGCCTCGCTGATGGTGCCCTGCGTCGAGGAGGCGTGGAAAGCGATCCTGCCTTTGGTCGAGGAAACCGGCGCGGACGGGATCGAGCTGAACTGCGGCTGCCCGCACGGGATGTCCGAGCGCGGCATGGGCGCGGCGGTGGGGCAGAACCCCGATCTGATCGAAATGATCACCCGCTGGTGCAAGCAGAACACGCGGATGCCGGTGATCGTGAAGCTGACGCCGAACATCACCGATGTGCGCAAGCCCGCGCTGGCGGCCAAGAAGGGCGGCGCGGATGCGGTCAGCCTGATCAACACGATCAACTCGATCACCTCGGTCGATCTGGATGACTTCTGCCCGGAACCGGCGATCGACGGCAAGGGCACGCATGGCGGCTATTGCGGCCCGGCGGTCAAGCCGATCGCGCTGAACATGGTGGCCGAGATCGCGCGCTCAGCCGATACGGCGGACCTGCCGATCAGCGGGATCGGCGGGATCACGACATGGCGCGATGCGGCGGAGTTTCTGTCGCTGGGGGCCGGGAATGTGCAGGTCTGCACGGCGGCGATGACTTATGGCTTTGGCATCATTAAGGAAATGACGGCGGGGTTGAGCCTGTGGATGGACCGCAAAGGGTTCACCGAGGTTGAGCAGGTGGTGGGTCGCGCGGTGCCGAACGTGACCGACTGGCAGTATCTGAACCTGAATTTCGTGACCAAAGCGAAGATCGACGCCGAGAAATGCATCGGCTGCGGGCGGTGCTTTGCGGCCTGCGAAGATACCAGCCATCAGGCGATCTGGCAGAAGCCGGACCGTGTGTTCGAAGTGAACGATGCAGAATGCGTGGCGTGCAACCTGTGTGTGAACGTCTGCCCGGTTGAGGATTGCATCACCATGGAGCGCGTGGCGCCCGGCAAGACGGACGAGCGCACCGGCAAGGTCGTGTCGGCCGAGCCGGGCAACTGGACGCAGCATCCCAACAACCCGATGGTTCCGGCGGCTGAATAAGCCAGCATGCGACATCAAGACCGGCGCGTATCCCCTTCGCGCCGGTCATTTTCTTGCCGATTTCGGGGGTTAGAATGTCGTCTGTGCACGGTGCTGGTGGCGTGGGTGTCACGGAACCGGCACCGCTGGCGAAAGACCCGGTGACAACGGGATTAACTTGGATTTAGAGTGCCCCTATGTTCATTCCTGATCTCGCCCCCGACCTGACCTTTCCGCGACTCGACCCGACGCAGGCTAATCTCGATTTTGCCTTTGCGGTGAAGCGGGCGGCGATGGAGCCGCATATCATCAAGAAATGGGCCTGGGACGAGGCACAGCAGCGTCAGATCCATGCCGAGCATTTTGCTGAAAAACCGTTCTTTGCCATAGCGTTGAAGGGAGAGCGTATCGGCACGGTATCGATGCAGTCGCAAGTCAGTTATGTGCGGTTTGGCGAGTTTTACTTGCTGCCGGACCACCAATGCCACGGCATCGGCGCACGGGTTCTGGACCATTGTCTGAGCATAGCCGACGAGATGGACGTGCCTGTGCGGCTGGAATATCTTCGCTGGAGCCCGGTTGGCAGCCTGTATTCCCGGCACGGGTTTATCGAGGCCGGACGCTCTGACCTGAACATATTCTTGCAGCGCCCCGCCAAATCTGTCCGCGAGTCGGCGTAGACCCTGCGTTGTGACCTTCAGACTTTCTTGTCCAGCTGATGCGGCTCTTCGCTGAGGGTTGACGGCGCGCGGCTGACAGGTGGTTCCGGCGCTGAGGGTTCTGGGGTTTCGTCGGTGTCATCCGTGACGCTGGCTGCGTCGGTTTCGCCCTCAGGTTCGTCAACCTCGTCACCCGGTGGGGGGAAACGGATTGGGCAGGCGGTGCCTCTCTGACCGGGTCGGCAAGCCGGGTGCGAATATCTTGCAACACGTTGATTTCAAAAGCCGGCGGAGGCCCCACGGGCCGCTCGCGCGCGGTTTGGTTGCGCGGGGGTTCAGCCGGGGCGCGGCTGTCCACGGGCGCAGGCGCGCGTGCCGTTTCCACCGGGGTAGCGCGGGCAACCGCGCGATGACCCTGCGGTTGCCCGGTCAGGGGCAGGTCACGGGCCGGGGCGCTGCTGGGCGCGAGAGGGGACAGAACAGTGGTCATGGCAAACCTCGATGCGTGTCGATGCCCTCACTCTATATATGGAGCCTTAAGCGTCTCTTAACGTCTCAAGTTTTAACGAAAGAAACCCCGGCGCGTTGGGAACGCGGACGCCAAGGCGACAGCCCTGCCCGCCCCCCACCCGCGCAGCAAAAAGGCGCGACCCCGAAGGATCGCGCCTGATCTGACTGCGTCTGAACCCTCAGCCCTTGAGGATCGAACGCCCGGCGTATTCCGCCACTTCACCCAGCATTTCCTCGATACGGATCAACTGGTTATACTTGGCCAACCGGTCCGAGCGCGCCAGCGAGCCGGTCTTGATCTGACCGCAGTTGGTGGCGACGGCCAGGTCGGCAATCGTCGCATCCTCGGTCTCGCCCGAGCGGTGCGACATGACGTTGGTATAGCGCGCGCGGTGGGCCATATCGACGGCCTGCAGCGTCTCGGTCAGGGTGCCGATCTGGTTGACCTTGACCAGCATCGAGTTGGCGACGCCGTCCTTGATACCCTTGGCCAAGCGCTTGGGATTGGTGACAAAAAGATCATCGCCCACCAGCTGGATCTTGTCGCCCAGACGCTCGGTCAGGATCTTCCACCCCTCCCAGTCATCTTCGGACATGCCGTCCTCGATCGAGATGATCGGATAATCTTCGCAGAGTTTCGCCAGATAATCAGCGTTTT
This window contains:
- the preA gene encoding NAD-dependent dihydropyrimidine dehydrogenase subunit PreA; the protein is MANLTSTFAGIKSTNPFWLASAPPTDKEYNVRRAFEAGWGGVVWKTLGEAGPPVVNVNGPRYGAIWGADRRLLGLNNIELITDRPLEVNLREMKAVKRDYPDRALIASLMVPCVEEAWKAILPLVEETGADGIELNCGCPHGMSERGMGAAVGQNPDLIEMITRWCKQNTRMPVIVKLTPNITDVRKPALAAKKGGADAVSLINTINSITSVDLDDFCPEPAIDGKGTHGGYCGPAVKPIALNMVAEIARSADTADLPISGIGGITTWRDAAEFLSLGAGNVQVCTAAMTYGFGIIKEMTAGLSLWMDRKGFTEVEQVVGRAVPNVTDWQYLNLNFVTKAKIDAEKCIGCGRCFAACEDTSHQAIWQKPDRVFEVNDAECVACNLCVNVCPVEDCITMERVAPGKTDERTGKVVSAEPGNWTQHPNNPMVPAAE
- a CDS encoding GNAT family N-acetyltransferase yields the protein MFIPDLAPDLTFPRLDPTQANLDFAFAVKRAAMEPHIIKKWAWDEAQQRQIHAEHFAEKPFFAIALKGERIGTVSMQSQVSYVRFGEFYLLPDHQCHGIGARVLDHCLSIADEMDVPVRLEYLRWSPVGSLYSRHGFIEAGRSDLNIFLQRPAKSVRESA